AGTCTGTCACGATCAGATAAGACTGGTTCATCAGATACACAAAGGGTAGATAATCTAAAGGCTTGATGAGAGAAATATTATCGCAATTCTGAAGTAACCGGTTCACAGGCTCCTGCACATTGGGATTTAAATGCACAGGATAGATGATTTGCACATCGGGGTAATCAGATGCTAATTTTGCCAGGGCTCTGCAGATCTGTTCGAAGCCATCACCAAAGTTTTCCCGCCGATGCCCGGTCACCAGTACCAGCCGTTTCGAAGGATCGTATTCCGGAATCAGGCTTCTGATCTGTTCCGCCAGACTGGTATCCGTTTTTAATTTTTCCAGCACATAAAACAGTGCCTCGATCACCGTATTCCCGGTGACATGGATTTTCTCCACCGGTACATTTTCTCTAAGCAGATTTTCTTTGGCTGTTTCTGTCGGCGCAAAATGATAGTCTGTCAGAACGCTTGTCAGTTTTCGATTCGCTTCTTCCGGCCAGGGTGAATAGATATCGTTGGTTCTCAACCCAGCCTCAACGTGCCCTAAGCGGATCTGCTGGTAATAGGCCGCCAGACTGGCCGCAAACGTGGTACTGGTATCCCCGTGCACGAGCAGGGTATCCGGCTGAAACTCTTTCAGAACAGGTTCCAGCCCCGT
The sequence above is a segment of the Gimesia algae genome. Coding sequences within it:
- the wecB gene encoding non-hydrolyzing UDP-N-acetylglucosamine 2-epimerase, whose protein sequence is MKILVVFGTRPEAIKMASLVKELVDHPELDARVCVTAQHREMLDQVLDLFEITPDYDLDIMSPNQSLTTITSRILTGLEPVLKEFQPDTLLVHGDTSTTFAASLAAYYQQIRLGHVEAGLRTNDIYSPWPEEANRKLTSVLTDYHFAPTETAKENLLRENVPVEKIHVTGNTVIEALFYVLEKLKTDTSLAEQIRSLIPEYDPSKRLVLVTGHRRENFGDGFEQICRALAKLASDYPDVQIIYPVHLNPNVQEPVNRLLQNCDNISLIKPLDYLPFVYLMNQSYLIVTDSGGIQEEAPSLGKPVLVMRDTTERPEALEAGTVKLVGTNYERIVAEVTELLDSDSYYQSMSQAHNPYGDGLASKRIVEFLNSIK